The Musa acuminata AAA Group cultivar baxijiao chromosome BXJ1-8, Cavendish_Baxijiao_AAA, whole genome shotgun sequence genomic sequence ggctcaagaatagcatatcttcgaaaaagaattctaggtctcacggagtggatatcgtaggaaagtaccttagagagggtaaactgtagatcaataccgttaggattgtggagtttgctgcaaggattctccacataaaatttgggctgaaactgataacgtttggccaccgatcgtcaagcagataaCTCAGAAacataatctttctctctctatttctttctcctcttttctctgcacgccgcacgctgcacgctcccaattttaccctttctctcttaattactgatttggatttaataggcccaattgtccaagcctatgggctggacccaacaatcttCCATTTCTTGCTTCGGGCGTTCTTACACACAGTTCCATCACCAGCACGCCCATGGAACAGAGCACCCCACCCAGGAACATCATTTGTCAGTCTCCTCGTCATCCACAACACTGCAAGCAACTGCGCACGGCAGAAGAGTAAGATGTATTGCACTGCTTGATCTGTTCTTGTTTCTTGTGACAAAGAATCATACACTGAATATAAATAAGACCATCTTCTCGGCGAATGCCATCGGGCCTGCAAAACAGCCACAGTGATCCTAAATCATACAAGGAATACAAACTGATCGAGACCAGATTATGGTAATCAAAGGCTCACCTAACAATTCAAGCTCCCTTCTCAGGTGATTTCGATCGAGGTAAGCAGAAAGTGCCTTCCCTGAGTTCTTGGAGCAGTACAGGAGGCAGAGGATACCCCACAAGGTGAAGAAGATAAGCAGAGCAAGAGGGAACCCGAAgaagaaacaggagctgaagctgATCTGCTCTTCCTGAGGGAAGTAGCTCTCCCACATCCCAACCAAGATGAGGTTGACCCCTGTGCCCGTCAAGGTGCTCATCCCCCCAATCGTGGCCGAGTAGATCACTCCGAGGACGACTGCCTTGCAGAACCTCTTCACGTCGGGTTGCGCTGAATCTCCGTCCGGCAACCTCTGCAGGATCCCGGTGGCTACTGGCATCATCATGACTGCCGCCGCGGTGTTGTGCATCCACATGCTCACAAACGCAGTGGTGCCGCAGATGCCAAGAAGCAGCAGTGGTGGGTTCAGAGGATCTCCACAGAACAGCGAAGTTATCTGCACTCCGCGCGAGCAAGTCGAATGAGCTAAATCCAACTCGAATGAGCTACGACAGCTCTCATGAACTTACGTTAAGAGCAAGTCGGCGATGGATGTTGTAGTGCTCGACCGCCAAAGCGAGCATGAAGCTACCGAGCACGAGCGCGATGATGTCGTCCATGTACGATTTGGCGACATCATTGGAGGAAGCAAGtccgaagagagggaagaggaagaGCGGCGACATGGACGTGACGGCCATGGGCACAGCCTCGGTGATCCACCACAAGAACACCCACGAGAGCACCGCGAGCATGTTGCGGCTCGAAGTCCGGCCACCGAGATCGAGGAAGAAGAATACGACCATGCACGAGAGAGGCCCAGAGACTATGAACAAGTTCTTCAAGGTGAGAAGTGACCTGAAAGGGTGGAGTAAGCTCTGTGGAGGTTGATGGAGAGGGAGAAGTGGAGTCTTTCGCTCATCTGAGCTCGAAGTTAGTATGTGATCCGCCATTGGAAAAGCTCA encodes the following:
- the LOC103996252 gene encoding LOW QUALITY PROTEIN: tonoplast dicarboxylate transporter (The sequence of the model RefSeq protein was modified relative to this genomic sequence to represent the inferred CDS: substituted 1 base at 1 genomic stop codon) gives rise to the protein MADHILTSSSDERKTPLLPLHQPPQSLLHPFRSLLTLKNLFIVSGPLSCMVVFFFLDLGGRTSSRNMLAVLSWVFLWWITEAVPMAVTSMSPLFLFPLFGLASSNDVAKSYMDDIIALVLGSFMLALAVEHYNIHRRLALNITSLFCGDPLNPPLLLLGICGTTAFVSMWMHNTAAAVMMMPVATGILQRLPDGDSAQPDVKRFCKAVVLGVIYSATIGGMSTLTGTGVNLILVGMWESYFPQEEQISFSSCFFFGFPLALLIFFTLWGILCLLYCSKNSGKALSAYLDRNHLRRELELLGPMAFAEKMVLFIFSLLAVLWMTRRLTNDVPGWGALFHGRAGDGTVSVLIATLLFIIPHKKNQGEMLMDXNKCKKLPWNIILLLGAGFAIADGVRTSGLTEVISSNLDFLRAAPYLAIAPLACVISATITEFTSNNATTTLVLPLLIELAEPMKVHPLLLMVPGAIGAQFAFLLPTSTPSNVVGFTTGHIRIKDMISAGAPLKVAGIAALSLLMPTLGSFVFKTNKQA